Proteins encoded in a region of the Aphelocoma coerulescens isolate FSJ_1873_10779 chromosome 28, UR_Acoe_1.0, whole genome shotgun sequence genome:
- the MRPL34 gene encoding large ribosomal subunit protein bL34m, whose protein sequence is MGRGVVGGRSAMAALGSLWGRRLPLLHRGPFPLLPKPLEPLPSASNPSVLGRIPVPAWSFQQMRGKSRGNEYQPNNWKRKRTHGWIKRISSAGGIAVILRRMLKGRKSLSH, encoded by the exons ATGGGAAGGGGCGTTGTTGGCGGGCGGAGCGCAATGGCGGCGCTGGGCTCGCTGTGGGGCCGCAG GCTCCCCTTGCTGCACCGCGGCCCTTTCCCGCTGCTCCCAAAGCCTCTGGAGCCGCTTCCCAGCGCTTCCAACCCGTCCGTCCTCGGCCGCATCCCGGTCCCAGCGTGGAGTTTCCAGCAAATGCGGGGGAAATCCCGAGGGAACGAGTACCAGCCCAACAACTGGAAGCGGAAGAGGACTCACGGGTGGATCAAGCGGATCAGCTCTGCCGGCGGGATCGCCGTGATCCTGCGCCGCATGCTCAAGGGCAGGAAATCCCTGAGCCACTGA